CCTTGTATGAACCTGACTAGAGCCAGTGTTATTTAAGGGCGGCCTCTTATTGTTAGGTCCTGTTGTCTACTTCTGAGAACCTAGTCGTAGGATTAGGTGACAACAGTAGAGATGTGGCCTTGTTAAAGGTCAGAGGCTTAGGTTTTGCCTACGAACCAGGAATAAGTAGAGGCATGACAACATTATAGGAAGCTCACCTGTGAGTATTATTCAGAGCCTTGCTCGATCTTGCATGTTGTGAAAACTCAGCTGAGTGTAATACTCATGTGTTAACAACCAAGTTTATTCATGCCCCTAAGGCATGGTTTCAACTGTATATTATTCATAACATGTCATTCAAGTGTAATGTACATCAATTGTGCACTGGAACAGAACATAAGTATATATGTGTGCCTGTTCTAATTGAATTTGAAGAGCTGTCTCCTGGCACTGTGGTATCAACAGATTTTAGCTGAGTGTAAATCTCAAAGTGTAAACACTTGAGTTTAACCATAAGTTAAATCTTTTACCACTCAGATAGCTGATTTAAACACTCCATGAAAATGGAATTTGTAACATCAACTGACTTCTTTGATACCCTTTGCCAAGAAAAAAGGATTATATCCCAATAAAGATGTCCCATCTGTGTTTGCATACACTTTAATTCTTCCttgtcaatttaaaaaaaaaaaaaaaaaaatttttttttttaatatatatttacTCATATATAATGTGTATGTATGCACGCATACAAGTTTACAAGTTAATCAAGTTAAGTTGGCAAGGAAAGTATTCTTTATCCAATTTGAAGAAGTACCACCACGTGGTCTCTGTGAGTCCACCATGATCATCTGataaaaataccaaaaccatAATCTGCCAACCGCAGAAAACACCGTTTCCCAGAAACATAGGAGAGAGAATTACTTGCCTTTCTCTGAGAGTAAAGGAAGTTCCCTCCGTAATATTCCCGGAGGCGCATGTCTCAATCTCAGTGTTTGGTTTTCTTTCCAAGCGGGCGAggtttgttgttattcttcgatACAACCCGCTTTCAGTTCTATCAGCGTTCAAGCGTACTGCGGTCCGTATCTACGCTGCCCGCAAAAGTCATCGCAGTTTGTAATGACCGAAGTATTCATACGCCGTATGTAACATTCGCGGGCGCTCTGTGCCTTCAGTTCAATCAGCGTTCAAGCGTACTGCGTTCCGTATCTACGCTGCCCGCAAGAGTCATCGCAGTTTGTAATGACAGAAGTATTCATACGCCGTATGTAACCTTCGCGGGCGCTCGGTACTTTGTACGCCTAAAAATTCGGATCAGAAATGCGCTTCCGGTCGGGATAACGCACCTTGTAAACCTCGCTGTTGTCGATAAAAAGCTGTTAAAACGCAAAAAACTTCTGGGTAATTTCGAAGTTGAAGGTCTTGTTCGTATTTCTACATTGATGTGTAGGGTGACCTGCCGTTGCTTTCCATTGAAAGCTGCAAGGTAAGTTATCGTTCGCGGAGTTCTATTGCGTCAATGAAACCGGTCCAACCGCTGTAAATATCTGTTCGACATTCGTAACGACTGAGTAAAGAATAGTTGTCGTTCAATTGCATGTTCACTAGTTTTAAAAGACAAGTAACGGAGCCTGTTAGGCTCTGTGTGTCAACAAGGTATCATTGATGATTGAAGTACCTTCTACTTATGACCAAGtaactttgttacattttaagccgtttcactttcattttcacgGTTCGTTACGTTGTTCAACGTGATGAATCATTGAATGTATACGGGCGTAGTAATCGCCCTTAAAAAGGAAAGCCCAAACCGTGATTGAAGGTGAAAGTTGTAGTTCCTGTGAAGGAAGTCTTCTTAGACGGGAAAGGTCTAAATACACGTCTAGCTCCCCGTAGCAAgaaattgaaactggggattatgggcattggcacatgcgcagagaggtactaccgacaaagggagactactcccctaaatggtataccgacggaaatctagagttagcgaccttgtttacagtctagtactggtaacataggacgcttctcagtctagcactcgtaagtaaggtaactcctattagttaaattgaggtgatgtattcgaaagaaatatgtATTTTCATTCCTACCTGGAAAGCTGTGAGCATGGCAATGACATCAACCTCCTGTTCCCAGATCATCTGCCAGAAGTCCTGTGTTGTGTCTGGCAGCGGTGCCTGCGTTGCTACGAACCACCAGTCCATATGGGCTGCTGACAACTGCACAATCATAACAACAAAAGTTTTTTTAGTtttccaaaaacagatagactgctaacattccaaaattcagaataaaaaaacaagaattgtaggtttaATGGAATGTTTAttgttaacaaaacaaaacattacattaatatttttatttttttaaaattgtttttagataTCAGAGCACTGAAGTTCAGTATTTCAATACTTTCCAACCATACAATACTCCGCCATCCTCCAGGCAATGAGCGTGTACATGATTCAAAGTTCACACCAATTTGTTTCAGTTTTGCTCAATAAtcaatacagcagtccctgcaatgtacggcccccggcgtgagcggacacctgacatgtacggacacatttgcttggcacggagtgttttccttctatatttgcccccccttaaacggacacctgcaaaacgtggacgcggacactcattttcggtcccaacagcaggtcatacctccaatgtacggacagaccatcgtcaaattttcaccacaacaaaatcgataacagagcagtccggctcttggtacaaagatcacagccgcaatggtgtgatgacagtcactgataacttgagtgcacgtgtacccatcgtgtgtctgtgtgtaacctctttcattgacaagatactcttgtttcccctcagccttgaccagtgagtcggttgcctaatctatgaacccttcagttgtcttgctttgtcaaaagttacgacacagtcaactggttttgctctgagtgaacagtgcagctggtcTCTCTGCccacagcccccaacagtacatggctggagggagtgagagagagaaaggggggaggggggtggagggttagctggctaaactctgtggggtgtccggtgtcaccgcatgtcagcaggaagagcattggagagaaatagagaggtgtactcttccacacaatttccaagcatcagttgtcacggcttggggtaggcattagtgagggagagtgggagctgtgttatgtacagtgtatttccgactgaagagtgaaaagtcactgccatgccacatgatcggcatgcagtcaataaagccagacaagaaacaaataaattacttgattatgacatgcagctctatctgctgctatttattcaaactggttttcaagcttattcttgcaaagcatctgcacacgctcctctgtgctgtgtttgtgtggctgctttcgtatgtcagagcatggtgagtgtgttcactgccttgaggatttattttatctcttcttttcaacacttttcatacaaatcatttttacagaacgtttaaagaagtattaggagtttattgttattgtttagtagccacaagaagtgattagcatagactcaatcctgttgtttgtgtgtctctgtgtgagtgtatgggggagggggtggtgtggtcacccctcccgtgaccggacacctgcaatgtacggacagttttgctatggcccaagggtgtccgttcatgagagggactgctgtactagCCTTCTGACACAGGGCTTAGAAATTAATAATTTTGAACTTTCACAGAATTGACAGTCAGATTCCTGATCATTGATTTATGAAGTGTCAGCCTTGTTAATACAGTATCTGTCAACTTTCACTTGCCAACCTACTTTCCTCAAATTCACAGACAAATGTGCACAAATATGTCATTCCACAAGTATACTTTTAAAGTATCTCAACAGTTTACACACTGTTGTTAACAGTTAGATGAACTGTTCTTGCGCCTGTACCTTGATATGAGAAGCATTAACATAGCCATCAGGATTGTCTTTCCTGGTAGTCAGTTTCACTCGAGTGGCGTCGTATGGCAGAACGTCTTTGAAACGATTCCTGGACTGGTTGTGAGAAGCCTTGGCAACATTGCACACCTGATGCGCTGCTTTTTTGGGAATCTCCTCAAACTCCATAAATACTTGACCATCTGAGATCTTGCTTTCCAGAATTTTACGCTGAAAGCAGACAATACAACATGCAAGTCAAATTGTCAATGGGAAAGTTTTtgtaacaaattaaaaaaaagtttcatcaACAACGCTATCAACACAACTGCAgtgatcagtaaaaaaaaaaatccgttaAGAAAGAAGTTTTAGTAAagaacacacaacaaaaacattcaccaccaccaacacatgAATGATCAAACATATAAACAAGCGAACACCAACAAAGGTACACACAACAACTATCTCATATAAACAGACACACTTAAACCCTCAAAGCTGAACTGAATTGCATGTTTTACTTGATGTGGTCAATAGATAACACAACATTCTGTCACATTATTTCAGTGATTTGATGAAACAGTCACtaaacaatcaaaacaattaCAATTTGACAGAACGTCACTGCTAATGCAGAcatgggaacccctgttttgcactcaGAGTTTTCTCGAGCAAACtttgtgtattttcagaaaaaattAGCATACCCcaaacagcatttgaacatccatgatttaaACATGTTTCACACGCTTCCGTTGCTATGTTAATCAAATTTACCAAaacgtttaaaacaaatgcttctttcaatcaatgaatgtttactgacaaaaattCTAATCATGTGTTAAAATACTGGATTGGCTTTGggatgtgcttgtgaagaaaagaagTCTAGGAAttgttctcgtcgtattttttcccACTAACCATACTTCTCGTATTCTAGAcgatcatgcgtacaaaatacggcgaaaacgtatgggttcccaggtctgctaaTGCTatagcaggcatgggaattgaaaattgtaaaaaaggcggaaaatttataactgaagacgcgaagcgtcaagtcgacggcgcaaagcgcctagccttactaggggggtccgggggcatgcccccccggaaaaaaaatttctccaaagaacccagatggtgcaatctggtgtcatctgagctccaagtttgccattaaattctgtttttagaattagagtttttagtacaaaaatgtaccaatttttgcttttttgaagaacaaaaatatatacatgtattatatatggtttacatttgtaaaaaaattgatctgttgagacaaacaggaaaatgtaacttgtaacacaatctgtgcaatctggtttactttcaaacataaaagttcaataactgaggcgggcggtagcagtgcgtgaacaaagtacggaaagttttcgcgggcttttgcgcaaaggccaaagtaaccggtgctttttttgtgtgcctcccccctttattttttcggcggatacttttgcattttcggcggaacaaaaaaaaaattcggcggaaatccgccgttcggcggacaattcccatgcctgtatacATACCCTCTCATCCTTGGGTGCCCGACTCTCGTCATTCATGAGCGCCATGACCACAGAGTGCGACAGGGTCAGGCCGTTCATAGCAGCCATCTTCAGTGGACCCATGTTCATCTGCCTCCCTGTGCCATTCTGCAAACATTGTCAAATCAAAATCAATGTGAATCTGTTTGATCGTTCAGTTTTTGATTTAAGGTGTTGTATGATGTTATCAACTTTATATTCCTGAAAAGAGCTTATGCTAGTTACAGTTACAGGAGAAGTCTGACAAAGGGGTTCACTGTATGACTGTCCGCTGAAATGTGAGAAATAAGTCTGTTTTGATGTTAACCAGCAGCTGGAAACACCGCTCACTCTACCAGTTAGAAGTCAGGATTATTATCCTTTTAACAAACATTTGCGTGGAGACAATTCAATTTGTAAGAAACAGTATGGCTATAACAAAAGAATACTGCATGAGTGCATTTTGTTCTTACTTTATCCCAGCATAAGTCACACCATTAGAAATCAAATGTTCCACACATGAAACCCGCCTTACACATACTCTGCTACCTTTCTGACTTGCTTGTCTGCTTGGTTGTCTGATTGCTTTCTTGCTTTTTCTTAACGTCACAGTTTTTAAAGAGACGAGATGTACTCACCCTGATGGAGTCAGTGTCACTGCCAGACTCCACTCCAGggtcctcctcctccaccctactccttctctcctcctcttcttcctcctccgcATGAGGCATGCCAGAATCCGCTTCGCTGCTGGATTCCGCCATACTGTGTGTCTCTGCATGcttttcctccctctctccccctccccctgtgGGTGGTAACACAGCCATCACTGTCTCTGCAGACACGCTGGACGGTGGTGGCACCACCTGAGCGAGATCTATAGACAGCCTTTCTCGTGGGGGCAAGTCTGGCACAAGTTCttgaggggaggtgtacatagGGGGTTTGTTGccagggtaagggggtgggtcTCCCAGTTTCTCAAGAATCTCCTGCATCTCTGAGCTGCTATCTTCACTGCATGGAACAGGCAGTCCAGCGTAAACGTGTGTCTCTGAAAGTGTGCTTGTGTCCGATGCAGGGGTTGACTGCTGGGACGTAATGGAAGTGTCTGATGGCTGTTCACTAACTGGGGTGAGATTTACCGGGTCTGTGGCGGGTTTGGGTTCGGAAGACTCACGGAAGCTCTTTCGAGACCCGCGGATTGAGCCCGATCGGGCGATCATCATGCGACGGAAGCTCTCTCTGAGCGTCGCCACTTCTTTGGTTTTGGACTGGGGCGGAGCTTCCTTGGGACCCAGCATGCGGATGTGGATCTGTGATTGGCTCTCACGCTGTGACAGCTTGCAGGCATCGTCCGAACTCTCGTCCGACTCTTTGGCGTGGAAGGTGGTGTAGGAATGTTCGCTGGAAGTGTCGTCCTGATCAACGGCGCCAGGAGAGTCCACCACCTGCAAGTGGGCCAAGTTCGGCGCCAACAGAGCATCCCCGGTCACCCCACCCTCCGAAACTGCCGGGGGAACACCAGCCATAGCCAACACATCACTACCAGCTTCAGCCCCACTTTGTGAGGGGGAGCCACTGTCCAGAGCTGCAGCAGACAGTGCAGGATTTGATGACGCCAAGTCTGTAGGGTCACTGGGACTTCCCATTGCCTGTGACGCAAGGTCAGGGGTGCTGGTACTGGTACGAGGGTACGGCGGTGGCGGGCGGAAATGGTAAGCAAGAGTGTCTGTAGTGATCAGCGTCTCACTGCCAGACCCAGTGGTGGTGAACTGCTCCCCTTGTGGGGGCTGGACGTTCAGCTCTGGAGAACTGTACGTCGTGTGAACGCTGGTCAAgttacccccacccctctccccgccggcacccaccccacccctcaaGGCATAGTAGTTGTGCGCATCATGGATGTTGTGCATGGCGTAGATGTTGTGGTTGTAGCTTCTGATGGCGGCAGCATTGACGTAGTTTCCCTCGTCGTAGACAGGCTGCAAGCTGGACTGTCTGATCTCTGGCTGGCTATAGGAGATGCCTTCAGGGTGGGTGTACACCTGGGCCTGACCAAGGTTCTGTTGTTGGTGCTGATGGGGCTGCTGCTGGCTTTcctgtaaacaaaaacaaccattGGTACCGTATTTTACAGACTATAAGgcgcaacttttttttctcaatcttGACCCCTGCGGCTTATTGAACGGAAGCGCCCTATGTGTTGTTAAAATAGAAATCCCTGGCCAAGTTTCATCTCAGACaccaaagagaccgcctgagtaccagtcaaacaacttgtgataatgcatgtttcagctactagtactaccctggccaagtttcttctcaagacatcaaagagaccgccctaAAGGTTAAACTGGGTCACTGACCCGGTGCAGGGAGtgctaccctggccaagtttcctctcaagacatcaaaaagaccgccccataggttaaactggGTCACTGACCCTGGTGCAGGGAGtgctaccctggccaagtttcctctcaagacatcaaaaagACCGCCCCCCCATAgataaaactgggtcattgaccccaagggggggggggaagaaggtCCTGTctgtaaacaaggccacccagctgaCACAaaggacctgcctttgatctgcaCACCAGtgtttcttctcagacatgAAAGGAGACTTTCCCTGTACCGGGGTCAATGACGGAGTTTTATCTATGATCTATGAGAGGTGATAGATCATAGataaaactcggtcattgaccccggtgcagggaaagtttcctctctcagatttGAAATGGGAACCACTGTctgtaaacaaggccacccagctatcacaatggacctgcctttgatctcgcggcacacacagagcacaaatatttccactctgtattcttcctttgatgtgcggcttatagACCGGAAGCGCCCAATGTGatgttttttctcaattttaccTCAAATTGTGGGGGTTGCGCCCTATATAACAAAGCGCCTTATAGTCCCGAAAGTACGGtacactttcttcttcttcttctgcgttgatAGGCTGCAACCCCCACTTTGCTCGAGcgggtgtttgtgtgaatgactGTTTTTTTCACCATCATTTAGGCAGCTATACTCCGTTTTTGGGTGATgcttgctgggtattttcatttTTCTATAACTCACAGAACTCTGACacgggttaca
This Littorina saxatilis isolate snail1 linkage group LG17, US_GU_Lsax_2.0, whole genome shotgun sequence DNA region includes the following protein-coding sequences:
- the LOC138953484 gene encoding tyrosine-protein phosphatase non-receptor type 21-like isoform X2, yielding MPFKWRLKKTRSYEISSKNSFIVGVYLLDNSFLECTLNSDSTGQECLDSIAQRIELSETCYFGLRFVTKKLQFHWADLDRPLKRQLDKYAQPSSHPHCLYFGVMFYVAGAHRISDDVARYHYYLQLKNDIVDGRLPCSVEQAVRLAAFSLQAEFGDHEQEKFTADYFKEYPLLPKNMTKDETTYADLLHEVFSAHASLQGLPAARAELQYIKDVQLMDGYGCDFYVAKDESRKDLYLGTSYAGVFVRYLDGQPTVYYRWPEIARLNQNKKVFEVETSKSSAQFQMEDTETAKYVHRLGQLQHRFYKSNRANLRDNQQMQITPVDSSQELAQSQTSLVYLQEQRAQQGETPQAVAPEEYYRHSQQSLDSVLSEIQQQQLQQQQQQQQQQQLQHSQNNMMVDGNVYNVSTTPQGSTTPTPQMDPVYANRAAMLPAYRPSPDYDIVMQTRRIQVHMQESQQQPHQHQQQNLGQAQVYTHPEGISYSQPEIRQSSLQPVYDEGNYVNAAAIRSYNHNIYAMHNIHDAHNYYALRGGVGAGGERGGGNLTSVHTTYSSPELNVQPPQGEQFTTTGSGSETLITTDTLAYHFRPPPPYPRTSTSTPDLASQAMGSPSDPTDLASSNPALSAAALDSGSPSQSGAEAGSDVLAMAGVPPAVSEGGVTGDALLAPNLAHLQVVDSPGAVDQDDTSSEHSYTTFHAKESDESSDDACKLSQRESQSQIHIRMLGPKEAPPQSKTKEVATLRESFRRMMIARSGSIRGSRKSFRESSEPKPATDPVNLTPVSEQPSDTSITSQQSTPASDTSTLSETHVYAGLPVPCSEDSSSEMQEILEKLGDPPPYPGNKPPMYTSPQELVPDLPPRERLSIDLAQVVPPPSSVSAETVMAVLPPTGGGGEREEKHAETHSMAESSSEADSGMPHAEEEEEEERRSRVEEEDPGVESGSDTDSIRNGTGRQMNMGPLKMAAMNGLTLSHSVVMALMNDESRAPKDERRKILESKISDGQVFMEFEEIPKKAAHQVCNVAKASHNQSRNRFKDVLPYDATRVKLTTRKDNPDGYVNASHIKLSAAHMDWWFVATQAPLPDTTQDFWQMIWEQEVDVIAMLTAFQELGKQKCFVYWPQETGSQHIHKYGDFEVELQFMHDSLCYLTSGIMVRHMPSRKEKMVWHLQYTDWPDHGCPEDTYGFLGFLDEIESVSRLAESEEGSGKKSPVVIHCSAGVGRTGVVILTMVMKWCLEHNHSVDLPRALTGIRNQRMHMVQTLAQYQFIHDTLIQYLKNTRLI
- the LOC138953484 gene encoding tyrosine-protein phosphatase non-receptor type 21-like isoform X1, which gives rise to MPFKWRLKKTRSYEISSKNSFIVGVYLLDNSFLECTLNSDSTGQECLDSIAQRIELSETCYFGLRFVTKKLQFHWADLDRPLKRQLDKYAQPSSHPHCLYFGVMFYVAGAHRISDDVARYHYYLQLKNDIVDGRLPCSVEQAVRLAAFSLQAEFGDHEQEKFTADYFKEYPLLPKNMTKDETTYADLLHEVFSAHASLQGLPAARAELQYIKDVQLMDGYGCDFYVAKDESRKDLYLGTSYAGVFVRYLDGQPTVYYRWPEIARLNQNKKVFEVETSKSSAQFQMEDTETAKYVHRLGQLQHRFYKSNRANLSGSMADVSLVDADGALFQDNQQMQITPVDSSQELAQSQTSLVYLQEQRAQQGETPQAVAPEEYYRHSQQSLDSVLSEIQQQQLQQQQQQQQQQQLQHSQNNMMVDGNVYNVSTTPQGSTTPTPQMDPVYANRAAMLPAYRPSPDYDIVMQTRRIQVHMQESQQQPHQHQQQNLGQAQVYTHPEGISYSQPEIRQSSLQPVYDEGNYVNAAAIRSYNHNIYAMHNIHDAHNYYALRGGVGAGGERGGGNLTSVHTTYSSPELNVQPPQGEQFTTTGSGSETLITTDTLAYHFRPPPPYPRTSTSTPDLASQAMGSPSDPTDLASSNPALSAAALDSGSPSQSGAEAGSDVLAMAGVPPAVSEGGVTGDALLAPNLAHLQVVDSPGAVDQDDTSSEHSYTTFHAKESDESSDDACKLSQRESQSQIHIRMLGPKEAPPQSKTKEVATLRESFRRMMIARSGSIRGSRKSFRESSEPKPATDPVNLTPVSEQPSDTSITSQQSTPASDTSTLSETHVYAGLPVPCSEDSSSEMQEILEKLGDPPPYPGNKPPMYTSPQELVPDLPPRERLSIDLAQVVPPPSSVSAETVMAVLPPTGGGGEREEKHAETHSMAESSSEADSGMPHAEEEEEEERRSRVEEEDPGVESGSDTDSIRNGTGRQMNMGPLKMAAMNGLTLSHSVVMALMNDESRAPKDERRKILESKISDGQVFMEFEEIPKKAAHQVCNVAKASHNQSRNRFKDVLPYDATRVKLTTRKDNPDGYVNASHIKLSAAHMDWWFVATQAPLPDTTQDFWQMIWEQEVDVIAMLTAFQELGKQKCFVYWPQETGSQHIHKYGDFEVELQFMHDSLCYLTSGIMVRHMPSRKEKMVWHLQYTDWPDHGCPEDTYGFLGFLDEIESVSRLAESEEGSGKKSPVVIHCSAGVGRTGVVILTMVMKWCLEHNHSVDLPRALTGIRNQRMHMVQTLAQYQFIHDTLIQYLKNTRLI